The following coding sequences are from one Novosphingobium sp. Gsoil 351 window:
- a CDS encoding phosphoribosyl-ATP diphosphatase produces MADPAFLTRLEATLRERRGADPQHSYVAKLHAKGIGKIAQKLGEEAVETVIAALSEDSAALTGEAADLVFHLLVLLDARGLSFTDVLAELERREGVSGIAEKAGRSA; encoded by the coding sequence ATGGCAGATCCCGCGTTCCTGACCCGCCTCGAAGCGACCCTGCGCGAACGGCGCGGTGCCGATCCCCAGCACAGCTACGTTGCCAAGCTCCATGCCAAGGGTATCGGCAAAATCGCGCAAAAGCTGGGCGAGGAAGCCGTTGAAACGGTGATCGCCGCGCTGTCCGAGGACTCCGCCGCGCTGACTGGTGAGGCGGCCGATCTCGTGTTTCATCTGCTCGTCCTGCTCGACGCCCGCGGGTTGAGCTTCACCGATGTCCTCGCCGAACTCGAACGCCGCGAGGGTGTGTCGGGCATCGCCGAGAAAGCCGGTCGGAGCGCCTGA
- a CDS encoding histidine triad nucleotide-binding protein: MPIDATLPYDDQNIFAKVLRGEIPSRKVYEDDHALAFHDIAPQAPIHILVIPKGAYVSWDDFSARASAAEIAGFIRAVGHVAREQGLVEPGYRLLANIGGHGHQEVPHLHVHLFGGRPLGAMLPR, translated from the coding sequence ATGCCAATCGACGCCACTCTGCCCTATGACGACCAGAACATCTTCGCGAAGGTCTTGCGTGGGGAGATTCCGTCCAGGAAGGTCTACGAAGACGACCATGCCCTGGCCTTCCACGACATCGCCCCGCAGGCGCCGATCCACATTTTGGTGATTCCAAAGGGCGCCTACGTCAGCTGGGATGACTTCAGCGCTCGCGCCTCGGCTGCGGAAATCGCTGGTTTCATCCGCGCGGTGGGCCATGTCGCGCGGGAGCAGGGGTTGGTCGAGCCCGGCTATCGCCTGCTCGCCAACATAGGCGGGCATGGCCATCAGGAAGTGCCGCATCTCCACGTTCACCTGTTCGGCGGACGGCCGTTGGGGGCGATGCTGCCGAGGTAG
- a CDS encoding PEP-CTERM sorting domain-containing protein, whose translation MTFRLAGLALGLAVAASPAAAAEWIAIPEPSDPWLFGLGVAGVLVGRRAARKRPPKQN comes from the coding sequence ATGACATTTCGCCTCGCAGGCTTGGCATTGGGGCTGGCGGTGGCCGCCTCGCCCGCCGCCGCCGCGGAGTGGATAGCGATCCCCGAGCCCAGCGACCCGTGGCTGTTCGGGCTCGGCGTGGCTGGGGTGCTGGTGGGCAGGCGCGCGGCGCGCAAGCGGCCGCCCAAGCAGAATTAG
- a CDS encoding glycine cleavage system protein R, protein MSDTQVILVVSGSDRPGLTKALADAVHAAGGNWLESHLSRLGGKYVGSVLVELALAALPELETQVRKVDASGLRVSIVPADADARADGDTLTVELVGQDRPGIVREVTAVLAMLGVNIDSLKTGTEHGAWSGEPLFRAQARVTLPDGVDQDEVQEALEAISGDVMVDFTVRKADL, encoded by the coding sequence ATGAGCGATACGCAAGTCATCTTGGTGGTCTCGGGCAGCGACAGGCCCGGCCTGACCAAAGCCTTGGCCGACGCGGTCCATGCCGCTGGGGGCAACTGGCTGGAGAGCCACCTCAGTCGGCTGGGCGGCAAATACGTCGGATCGGTGCTCGTCGAGTTGGCCCTTGCGGCGCTTCCGGAACTGGAAACCCAGGTTCGCAAGGTCGACGCCAGCGGGCTGCGCGTGTCGATCGTCCCGGCCGATGCGGATGCGCGCGCAGATGGCGACACGTTGACGGTCGAACTGGTCGGGCAGGATCGTCCCGGCATCGTCCGCGAGGTCACCGCGGTGCTAGCCATGCTGGGGGTCAACATCGACAGTCTGAAGACGGGCACCGAGCACGGCGCCTGGTCGGGCGAGCCGCTCTTCCGCGCCCAAGCCCGGGTCACCCTGCCCGATGGCGTGGATCAGGACGAGGTACAGGAGGCGCTCGAAGCGATCTCCGGCGATGTCATGGTCGATTTCACCGTGCGCAAGGCGGACCTTTAA
- the hisF gene encoding imidazole glycerol phosphate synthase subunit HisF produces the protein MTVRIRVIPCLDVADGRVVKGVNFVDLKDAGDPVEQARAYDAAGADELCFLDIAATHENRGTLLDVVRRTAEVCFMPLTVGGGVRAVEDARALLLAGADKVAVNSAAVARPELVAELADRFGSQCVVASVDARKKGGGWEIFTHGGRKATGVDAVAHAIHLAELGAGELLVTSMDGDGTKGGYDLALTRTIADAVRVPVVASGGVGTLDHLVAGVTQGHASAVLAASIFHFGTYAIADAHAALRAAGLPARG, from the coding sequence ATGACCGTCCGCATCCGCGTCATTCCCTGCCTCGACGTCGCCGACGGTCGCGTGGTCAAGGGGGTCAATTTCGTCGATCTGAAGGATGCGGGCGATCCGGTCGAGCAGGCGCGCGCCTATGACGCGGCGGGGGCGGACGAGCTGTGTTTCCTCGACATCGCCGCCACGCACGAGAATCGCGGCACGCTGCTCGATGTGGTGCGGCGCACCGCGGAGGTGTGCTTCATGCCGCTGACCGTAGGCGGCGGGGTGCGCGCGGTCGAGGATGCGCGGGCGCTGCTGCTGGCGGGGGCGGATAAGGTCGCGGTCAATTCGGCGGCGGTCGCCCGGCCAGAGCTGGTCGCCGAACTAGCCGACCGCTTCGGCAGCCAGTGCGTGGTCGCCTCGGTCGATGCGCGCAAGAAGGGCGGAGGATGGGAAATCTTCACCCACGGCGGGCGCAAGGCGACCGGGGTCGATGCGGTCGCCCACGCGATCCACCTCGCCGAACTCGGCGCAGGCGAACTGCTGGTCACCTCGATGGACGGCGACGGCACCAAGGGCGGCTACGATCTCGCGCTGACCCGCACTATCGCTGACGCAGTGCGCGTGCCTGTGGTGGCGAGCGGAGGTGTGGGAACGCTCGACCATCTGGTCGCCGGGGTCACCCAAGGCCATGCCAGCGCCGTGCTGGCCGCCTCGATCTTTCATTTTGGGACATATGCCATCGCCGATGCCCATGCGGCGCTGCGGGCAGCCGGACTTCCGGCGCGCGGCTGA